The proteins below come from a single Gimesia alba genomic window:
- a CDS encoding alpha/beta hydrolase yields the protein MRQRLVQFTVLLFVGLSFTFQAVKAVEPDQDYKTISDISYYASETPDQTEYQRERCKLDLYYPTSIQNYPTVVWFHGGGLKGGKKSIPKELKQKGIAIVAVNYRLFPKAKKPAYLEDAAAAVAWTFQHIAEYGGDPNLIFVAGHSAGGYLTSMIGLDRRWLAPYKIDPNQIAGLIPYSGHCITHMTVREEMGIKRDQPIIDDMAPLFHARKDAPPILLITGDRKLEFPTRYEENAYMHSLLNVVGHEQVQLFELDGFTHGNMVKPGHFLLLDEIKRIVKAKNKADK from the coding sequence ATGAGACAACGTCTGGTTCAATTCACTGTTTTATTATTTGTAGGTTTGAGTTTCACATTCCAGGCAGTGAAAGCCGTGGAGCCAGATCAAGACTATAAAACCATTTCAGATATTTCGTATTACGCGTCCGAAACGCCCGATCAAACCGAGTATCAACGCGAACGATGTAAGCTCGATTTGTATTACCCGACATCGATTCAAAACTATCCGACCGTGGTCTGGTTTCATGGCGGCGGATTAAAGGGGGGCAAAAAAAGTATCCCCAAGGAATTGAAACAGAAGGGCATCGCAATCGTCGCTGTGAATTATCGACTGTTTCCCAAAGCAAAAAAACCGGCGTACCTGGAAGATGCAGCGGCTGCCGTCGCCTGGACATTCCAACATATCGCCGAATATGGCGGCGACCCGAATCTGATTTTTGTCGCAGGCCATTCGGCCGGCGGCTATCTGACCAGCATGATCGGCCTCGATCGACGCTGGCTGGCACCCTATAAAATTGATCCGAATCAGATCGCCGGACTGATTCCTTACAGCGGGCACTGCATCACGCACATGACGGTCCGTGAAGAAATGGGTATCAAACGGGATCAGCCGATTATTGACGACATGGCCCCGCTGTTCCATGCCCGGAAAGATGCGCCGCCGATCCTGTTGATAACCGGAGATCGCAAATTGGAATTTCCGACACGCTATGAAGAAAACGCCTACATGCACAGTCTGCTGAATGTCGTGGGACACGAGCAGGTCCAGCTATTCGAGCTGGACGGTTTCACGCACGGAAACATGGTGAAACCGGGGCATTTCCTGTTACTGGACGAAATCAAGCGGATTGTGAAGGCGAAAAACAAAGCCGATAAGTAA